A genomic segment from Nicotiana tabacum cultivar K326 chromosome 9, ASM71507v2, whole genome shotgun sequence encodes:
- the LOC107779166 gene encoding calmodulin-7 isoform X2, which yields MADQLTDDQISEFKEAFSLFDKDGDGCITTKELGTVMRSLGQNPTEAELQDMINEVDADGNGTIDFPEFLNLMARKMKDTDSEEELKEAFRVFDKDQNGFISAAELRHVMTNLGEKLTDEEVDEMIREADVDGDGQINYEEFVKVMMAKRRRRIEESKRAYSISQSNGRKSRKRDRCTIL from the exons ATGGCGGATCAGCTGACTGACGATCAGATCTCTGAGTTCAAAGAAGCCTTTAGCCTTTTCGACAAGGACGGCGATG GTTGCATCACTACGAAGGAGCTTGGAACTGTGATGCGGTCATTGGGGCAGAACCCAACCGAGGCTGAGCTTCAAGACATGATCAACGAAGTCGATGCTGATGGGAATGGAACCATTGACTTTCCTGAGTTCCTTAACTTGATGGCTCGTAAGATGAAGGACACTGATTCTGAGGAGGAGCTCAAGGAAGCTTTTAGAGTGTTTGACAAGGATCAGAATGGATTTATCTCTGCAGCTGAGCTTCGCCATGTCATGACAAACCTAGGTGAGAAGCTTACTGACGAAGAGGTTGATGAGATGATTCGTGAAGCTGACGTGGATGGCGACGGGCAGATCAACTATGAGGAATTCGTCAAGGTCATGATGGCCAA GCGGCGGAGGAGGATTGAAGAGAGTAAAAGAGCCTACTCAATTTCACAAAGCAACGGAAGGAAAAGCCGTAAGAGAGATCGATGCACAATCCTGTGA
- the LOC107779166 gene encoding calmodulin-7 isoform X1: protein MADQLTDDQISEFKEAFSLFDKDGDGCITTKELGTVMRSLGQNPTEAELQDMINEVDADGNGTIDFPEFLNLMARKMKDTDSEEELKEAFRVFDKDQNGFISAAELRHVMTNLGEKLTDEEVDEMIREADVDGDGQINYEEFVKVMMANRRRRRIEESKRAYSISQSNGRKSRKRDRCTIL, encoded by the exons ATGGCGGATCAGCTGACTGACGATCAGATCTCTGAGTTCAAAGAAGCCTTTAGCCTTTTCGACAAGGACGGCGATG GTTGCATCACTACGAAGGAGCTTGGAACTGTGATGCGGTCATTGGGGCAGAACCCAACCGAGGCTGAGCTTCAAGACATGATCAACGAAGTCGATGCTGATGGGAATGGAACCATTGACTTTCCTGAGTTCCTTAACTTGATGGCTCGTAAGATGAAGGACACTGATTCTGAGGAGGAGCTCAAGGAAGCTTTTAGAGTGTTTGACAAGGATCAGAATGGATTTATCTCTGCAGCTGAGCTTCGCCATGTCATGACAAACCTAGGTGAGAAGCTTACTGACGAAGAGGTTGATGAGATGATTCGTGAAGCTGACGTGGATGGCGACGGGCAGATCAACTATGAGGAATTCGTCAAGGTCATGATGGCCAA CAGGCGGCGGAGGAGGATTGAAGAGAGTAAAAGAGCCTACTCAATTTCACAAAGCAACGGAAGGAAAAGCCGTAAGAGAGATCGATGCACAATCCTGTGA